Within the Pseudomonas chlororaphis subsp. aurantiaca genome, the region TGACCGTCGGTCCGCCAATGCCTTGCCAGGATCGAATAAATCTCTGGTTTTACAGTCACATGGGTGGTTGCAGGCGCCGGCGCCGCCGGTTCGCACAGGGCCTGCTGCGTTGCCGGGCAGCTTTGCCAACCCATCGTTCTGACCCAGGTTCTAGGACACTTCCCATGAAGCGACTCGCGACACTCACCCTGACCCTTTGCTCCACGCTGCTGCTGGGTGGCTGCTACCCCCATTGGGACGACGGCCGGCGCTACGATCGCGACCATGACGGCTGGCGCGACCACAGTCGTTATGACCGCGACTACTACCGCGACCGCGATCATGACGACGACCGTTACGACCGCCGCTACGACCGGCGGGACAAGGATGGGCGCTATCGTCGCGACCATGACGACGATGATGATTGAGTCGCAGGGCGATTTTCGCCCGATATGACAACGGCGCCCTTGGGCGCCGTTGTCGTTTGTGCCGGGCGTTACTTCACCGCATAGAACTTGCGCACATAGGCCGTGCTGTGCCACGCGCAGGGCGTGCCCTGGGCAACGAACAGCGTAGCGCCGGGGCCGGCGGTCAGTCGGCTGCCATCCGCGCCCTCGAGGGTCACGCTGCCTTCCACCAGGTGCATCAGCTCATGGAGCTTGTGGGGCCGGCCATGGCGGCGGTAAGGCGTGGAGTCCCAGACACCGATCCGCAGGTCGCAGGCGTCGTCCTCGAAGGCGTTGCGCGAGCGGCATTGCGGTTCCGGGCCGATCAGGATCTGCGGCTCGGGGGCCGCCGAAGGCGAGAGCATGGCCCGCGGGTCAAGCAGCGTCAGGCCCGGTTCGGCGCCCGCGGCAGCGCGTTTCACTGCGCAGAAGGCCCAGAGCGTGCCGGGTTCGGCCTCGAGCTTGAAGGTGCTGCCGCGGCCGATCACCGCGCTGGCGCCCGGGGCCAGTTCCAGGGCCGGTTCCCCAGACGGTCCGGCGCTGTAGAGCAGCACCTTGCCGGCGTGCACCACGAGCATTTCGATGTGGGGGAAATCCTCGATGGCAAAACTTGCGCTGGTGCGCACGACACCGGCGGCAATCCCGTCGCTGCCGGTGTAGGCGACCAGCCGATCGGCGCCGAAAGGGTCGTGGCTGCCCAGGGCAGCGGGGGTGAACAGGCTGGCGTCGAAGCGACCGTCGGCGCCTGCCAGCAGCAAAGCGGCGGGTGTGGACATACAGATAACTCTCTGGGGGGGGAAGGTGCCGCGCGGCGGGCGCCCGCGGCGTTGTGGATCAGCCGATGGCCTGGGTCACCAGGGCGAACTGGCGAACGCCGCCAAGCGCCCGGGGCGGAGTGCCGCGGGCCATCTGCGCGACCTGGTCGACCTGTTTCAGGCCAGCGCTTTGCAGCCAGTCGGCCAGGCCGCAGTCGGCCGGAATATCGATGCGCACGAAGGCATCGGGAACCTTGCTCAGCAGGCTGGCGATCATCTGCCGGGCCTGCTCGGGGTTTTCCGCAATCACCGGGCCGATGCAGCGACCACGGCCGAACGGCCGCAGCAGGGCGAAGGCGCGCAACTGGCCATCGCGCTCGATGCCGACGCCGTGCTCGACCACCGCGAACAGGTCTTCCAGTACCTGCTGGCGGTCCAGGCCGCTGCCGGCGTTGGCCAGGCTCAGTTGGCGCAGGCGGTCGGCCTTGCGCAGCGGCCGGCAGCTTTCGCCGGCGGGCAGGGCGCCGACCTCAGGCACCCGCGCCTGGCCCTGATGCTGCTGGATCATGCCGAACTCGACGAAGCCCTGGCTGGCATACAGCGGCGCGCCGGCCAGGGTGGCGTTGAGGATCGGCGTGCGCGACTCGCAGGCGTGCAGGGCCTTTTCCATCAGGGCGCGGCCGATGCCCTGGCCCTGGTAGTCGTTGCTGACGATCACCAGGCCGATGGTGGCGTAGTCGCCCTGGAGGCAGGCGAAAGCGCTGCCGATCAGGCGCTCGCCGTCTTCCACCACGAAGCCCTGGCTGACCCGCTGCAACATCGCCCAGTCCTCCAGGCGATGGGGCCACTTCAATTGCACCGACAGGGCGTGGGCCGCCGGCAGGTCGGCGACAGTCATCGGGCGGTACACATAAGCGGGGCGAGGGGTGGCGGACATGGCAAGACTCCGTGGAAAAGATAAGCGCGATCGCCGGCTTTGCTGTGCGGCGATGCGTCTGTATCCCATCTGCGCCGAGACCTGGCAAGAGCCCGGCAGCGATTCGGCAGAATCCCTAAAAGAGCGGCCGGCAGACCACAGTAACTACTTAAAAGGGGCATAAGGTCGGCAGCAAATGCTTGCGCTTTTTTCCTAGGATGGAGGCCTGGTTTTCACCGGCCGGACCGGCCTTCGCCGACCTTATTGCCGCCTTTAGTGGAGTACTCCATGGATAGCTTCGATCCTCGTCTTGTCGCTGTGCGCAGCGCTCATTTCATCGCCGGCCAGTACCGCGACGCCGCGCCCGGGCTGGAAGTCTCGCGCCCGTCGGACGGCCAGGCCTATGGGCAGTTGCCGATCGCCGACGCCGAATGGGTGGACGAGGCGGTGAACAATGCCTGGCAGGCATTAGTCCGCTCCGACTGGGCCAGCCGTCCGCCCCGGGAGCGGGCGCGGGTGATGCGGCGCTGGGCCGACCTGGTGGAAGCCGACGCGGCGATCCTCGCGCCGCTGGAGGCGGTGGGTTCGACCCGTCCGCACCAGGACGTGATCGCCTGGGACATTCCTTATGTCGCCGAAGGCATCCGCTTTTTCGCCGAGCTGGCGGACAAGCACGGCGGTTCGCTGGCCGCCACCCAGACCAACCGCCTGGGCATGCAGATCGCCGAACCCTATGGGGTGATCGCCGCTATCGCGCCGTGGAATTTCCCGCTGAGCATGGCCTCGTGGAAAGTCGCCCCGGCCCTGGCCGCCGGTAACGCGGTGGTGCTCAAGCCGTCGGAACTGACGCCG harbors:
- a CDS encoding cupin domain-containing protein, which gives rise to MSTPAALLLAGADGRFDASLFTPAALGSHDPFGADRLVAYTGSDGIAAGVVRTSASFAIEDFPHIEMLVVHAGKVLLYSAGPSGEPALELAPGASAVIGRGSTFKLEAEPGTLWAFCAVKRAAAGAEPGLTLLDPRAMLSPSAAPEPQILIGPEPQCRSRNAFEDDACDLRIGVWDSTPYRRHGRPHKLHELMHLVEGSVTLEGADGSRLTAGPGATLFVAQGTPCAWHSTAYVRKFYAVK
- a CDS encoding GNAT family N-acetyltransferase, translating into MSATPRPAYVYRPMTVADLPAAHALSVQLKWPHRLEDWAMLQRVSQGFVVEDGERLIGSAFACLQGDYATIGLVIVSNDYQGQGIGRALMEKALHACESRTPILNATLAGAPLYASQGFVEFGMIQQHQGQARVPEVGALPAGESCRPLRKADRLRQLSLANAGSGLDRQQVLEDLFAVVEHGVGIERDGQLRAFALLRPFGRGRCIGPVIAENPEQARQMIASLLSKVPDAFVRIDIPADCGLADWLQSAGLKQVDQVAQMARGTPPRALGGVRQFALVTQAIG